The DNA window CAGACGCAGGACGAGGCGCCGTTTCACGTGCCGGTGGACGTTCAGGTGTCGGCACAGACGACCCGTACCACCACCGTCTCCCTAAACAGGCGGGAGACGACCACACGGGTCGACTGTCCGGAAGCACCGTCGTCCGTGGCGCTCGATCCCGACACGCGACTGCTGGCGGAATTGTCGATTTCGCAGGCTGAGTGAGTGTTGCTGGGAGAGGGAGGCGGGAGCACAACTCGTGCTGCATGATTGTAGACCGTGATCGGTCGAGGGACGTCCCTCCCTGGGTTCAATCCGGTATTCTCTCTACAACCGGGAACTGATTATCGGGGCGGCCGAATGCCCTCATCTCCACACGCACAACCGTAGACCACATGAGCACCCCAATCTGGCATAAGGACGGTACCACGGCCGACGACTGGGTAACCCGTTTCACCGTGGGCGACGATTATGAGTGGGACCGGCTGTTGCTGCCCTACGACGTGAAGGCAACCCGGGCACACGCCTGGGGACTTCGGCAAATCGAGGTGCTGACGGAAGCGGAGTGGCAGGAGGCACAGAGCGCCCTCGATGCTTTGCTGGCGGCCTTTGAGGCCGGAGAGGTGACCGTTACGCCCGAAGATGAGGACAGCCATACGGTCATCGAGCGGTTTTTGACCGAGGAGGTGGATGAAGTGGGACGCAAGGTCCATACGGGCCGCTCCCGAAACGATCAGGTGCTGGCAGCCCTGCGTCTTTATTTCCAAGACGCTCTCGCCCGGATTGGACGAGAGACGGCTGCTCTTAGCGATGCCCTCTGCTCGCTCGCTGATCGACATGAAGACGTGCTGCTGCCCGGGTATACTCATCTGCAACGGGCAATGCCGTCTACGGTGGCGCTCTGGGCCCTCGGGTACGCCGAAACGCTGGCCGATGACCTGGACGCCGTGAAACACGTCCGCCGGAAAGTCAACGTATCGCCGCTGGGCAGTGCGGCGGGGTATGGCGTGCCGGTGCTGGACCTGCCACGGGAGGCGGTGGCCGACCGCCTGGGATTTCGCGGCGTGCAGACTCACGCTCCCGCCGTCCAACTGGCCCGAGGGAAGCACGAACTTGCTGTAGCGCATGCCTGCACGCAGGTGGGGGCCACGTGCAACCGGCTGGCGTCCGACCTCATTCTGTATACAACCGCCGAATTTGACTTTGTGGAGTTGCCCCCGGAGCACTGTACGGGCAGCAGCATCATGCCCCAGAAGCAGAATCCGGATGTGCTGGAACTGGCTCGGGCGTACCACCACCGCCTGACGGCCGAGATGCAGTCCCTTGCCACGGGCCCCTCGAATCTGCCGGGAGGGTACCATCGAGATCTCCAGCACACAAAGGGGGCTGTGATGCGCAGTCTTCAGATTACGAGCGATGTACTCACGGCCCTGCGGGAGATCGTAGAGGGCGTTACGTTCAAGACCGAACGGACCGAAGCCGCCTGCACGCCCGAACTCCTGGCCACATACCGGGCCCTTAAGCGCGTGGAGGCGGGGATCCCGTTTCGCACTGCCTACCGTGAGGCCGCAAAAGAGGAAGAATCGACGTCCCTAACTCCGGACCAGATTCTTGGGACGTACGTGACGGATGGCAGTCCCGGACACGAGCGTCCAGAGCTCGTCCGCAAGCGGCTTGCAACGCACACCGACTGGATTGGAAGCCCGTGATTCATATTCTGAGCTCGACTTTGGCCATTTGACTTCGACCAATCCTCGTTTCTAGAAGATGGAGGCCGGTAGGCGTAGTATTTATTTGATGTCGGGGGCAAACCGCGACATGGAAATAATCAAAAAGTGCCTCAATCCGCTGGAATAGGCAGTTTTTCGGTCATTCGAAAGCGCCAAAGTCGAGCTGAGAGCTCGTGTTGGAATATGGAAGAGGGGCTGGTTTGGAAGGGAGCGCGGTCTTTGAAGGGCATCCTGACACCTCCGCTAGGAATTGCGGATACGTGTGATCGGATATTTAAACCGATCTACTGGACAACGTACCGGTGTGACTATTTCGCTGAAGCCAAAAGGGGAGGCCCTCCGGATCCTTATCCGAGGAAGACTGCGTCCCTAGAGACTGTTTTGGTTTCAACGGTGGCAGTTTATGCAGAGCGCGACGACTGCAGATTGTCGCGATCCGACGGGGAGGTCCTCCAATCCCCGCGAAATTTCTCGTCGATTCTCAACCCGCTCAAAAATCAAAACAGTCTCCTAGAACTGAAATAATTTATTCAATTAGAGTTCACCCCCTACAGCCCGGGTTCTTCCTCGCGAACGCGAAGCAGTCTTGACATTCGAGCCCGGAGGGTGTTCACTAAGGTGAAGCAAAAAGTTCATTTTCACGATCCGTATCGCGCCGTGATCTTCAGTCCTACTGCCGTCCGGCTATTTCCATTTCGCCTCCCGCTGGCAGGACTCCTGATAGCCCTTAGCGTTTGGGGCGTAGGAGGAGCGCCGAAAGCGGTTGCACAGTCGGAGGAGAAGGTGGTTGATTTAACCCTGGACTCGGCCGTTCGGTTGGCGCTGTCCAACAGCTACCGCGTACGGCAACTCCGCATGAGCGTCAAGCAGAGCCAGAGCTGGCTGCAGGCCCGTCAAGCCCGGCTTCGGTCCAGCGCAGACCTTGAACTCAGCACCCCCGAGATCCGGTCGGTCTCGACTCGCCAGTGGAATTCGGACCAGGGCCGGTACGAAATCGTGCGGGAGGACAGTCGCCGATGGGACATGAATTTTTCGGTCCAGCAGCCCGTCATTCTGTTTGGCTATCCAACGAATGGCTACCTCTCCCTCAACAACAGCATGTACCGGTTGCAGCAGTTTACCAGTGAGGGGGGGAATTTGCAGTACTACAATCGGTACTACGTTGAGTTGTCGCAGCCCTTTTTTCAGCCGAATGAGTTGAAGAACAATCTGGAAGAGGCCGAAATCAATCTCCAGCAGGAGAGACTGGACTTCCAGGACAATGTGGTCGACATCATCGACGACATCTCGGATGACTACTTCGAACTGTTTGAGTTGGCGTACGAGCGGGTTATTCAGCGTCGGCGGACCTCGGATCTTGAAACGGCCGTCCGGATTGCGGAGGAGGGGCCCCGTACCGGGATTGACTCGGTGGCATCCCAGCGCCTGAAGGTGGAGTTAGGCAATGCCCGGGAGCGGGTCAATCAACTGGAGAGCGAGTTTCGGCTTCAGTCGTCTCAGATGAAGCAGCAGCTCCGGTTGTCCGGAACCGATTCGCTTCACGTAGATCCGGAGCTCGACGTCAAGCCGGTGAATGTAGGGGTCGATCAAGCGGTGGAATACGGATACTCGCTCCGACCCCGGCTGCGTCGACTCAAGTTGAACCGTCGCGAAAACGAGCTTGCGCTTGCCAACACGAGGGGATGGAATTCTTTCCGGGCGGAGTTGGAAGCGACGTATGGGCTCGAGATGCGGAATCGGAGCGTCGGGGCGCTCTGGAATCAGCCCGAAAATAGCTACTCAGTAGGGGTCAACATTTCGATTCCCATTTGGGATTGGGGGCGGCGGGAGTCTCAGATCCAGGCGCGGCAGATTGGTCTCAAGAAGGCGCGACTTCGGATTGAAGAGGCGCGACGCGACATCCGCAACAACATTTCCAACGCGGTGCGGAGCCTCAACGAATATCAGGATCGGGCACTGACGATGCAGCAGAATCTTTCGATGGCGGCCAACGTCAGCGAGACGAGCCTCAAGCGCTTTCAGTCTGGTGAAATCTCGGCCCTGGAGCTGATTCAGACGCTTAACAGCCAGACCGACACCGCCCAGAATTTGCTCGATGCCTACCTCGGCTACGAGCAGGCCCTGTTGGACCTGCTTGAATACACCTACTACGACTTTGAGAGTAAGGAGCCCATTTTCCGACGCTTCGACCTGGGCCGCTACGGGCCGTCGCCCGAAACGGTGAAAGACGCCTTGCAGCAGGCCGAAGCGGCCGCGGAGTAGGAGAGTGCACGGCGTCAGTCCGTCTGCGGCTCCAGGACGAGAGCCCCGAGCGGAGGGAGGGTCAGCTCCAGGGAGTGGGGCTGGCCGTGCTGTTCGAGATCCTCGGTATGGACGACGCCGTCGTTACCGACGTTGCTTCCCGCGTAGGCCTGGCTATCGCTGTTCAGTCGTTCCTGCCACGCGCCGGGAGTCGGCACCCCGATGCGGTAGTTCTCGCGGACGATGGGGGTTGCGTTCAGAATAAAGATGAGGGACTGTCCGCCTCCGATGCGCCGGTAGGTGAGCACGCTGTTTTCCCGATCGTCGTAAGAGATCCACTCGAAGCCGTCGTCCGCATCGTTCCAGAGCGCCGGATGACTGGTGTAGAGGTCGTTCAGATCACTCAGCCACTGCATGATGCCCTGGTGCAGGTCGTGGTCGGTAAGTTCCCATTCGAGCTCCTGGTCGTGATTCCATTCATGGTGTTGACCAAACTCGGCCCCCATGAAGAGGAGCTTTTTGCCGGGATGACCGAACTGGTGGGCGTAGAGTAGTCGCAGATTTGCCGCTTTCTGCCAGTTGTCGCCCGGCATTTTCCCCCAGAGTGAATTTTTTCCGTGAACGACTTCGTCGTGGGAAAGGGGAAGCGCGTACTGCTCAGAGAAGGCCCAGCTAAGGGTCCAGGTCAGGTCGCCATGGTGGTACTTCCGATGCACGGGTTCCTTGCTCACGTATTCGAGCGTATCGTGCATCCAGCCCATATTCCACTTGTAGAGGAAGCCGAGGCCCCCGTGCTCGGTCGGGGTCGTGACGCCGGGCCAGGCGGTGGACTCTTCTGCCAACATGAGGGCTTCGGGATATTCCTCATAGACATGTTCATTGGTATCCTGGAGTAGACTGATGGCCTCCAGGTTTTCGCGTCCCCCATGCTCATTCGGCGACCAGTCGCCTTCTCGGGAGTAGTCGCGGTACAGCATGGACGCGACGGCATCCACGCGAAGCCCATCCACGTGGTATTTGTCCATCCAGAAGAGGGCGTTGGAGATGAGAAAGTTGCGTACCCCATTTTTGCCGAAGTCAAACACCCGGGTGCCCCAGTCCGGGTGATGGCGCATGAGGGGATCCTCGTATTCGAAGAGGTGAGACCCGTCGAAGTAGGTGAGACCCTGAGGGTCGGTGGCAAAGTGGCCGGGAACCCAGTCCATGATGACCCCGATGTCCCGTTGGTGCAGATAGTCGATGAGGTACATCAGGTCCTGCGGAGAACCGTAGCGGAAGGTGGGGGCGTAGTAGCCCAGAATCTGGTATCCCCACGAGCCATAGTACGGATGCTCGGCAAGGGGGAGAAACTCGACGTGGGTGAAACCGAGATTTTCGACGTGGTCGGCGAGGGGCTCGGCAATCTCTCGGTAACTGAGGGATTCTCCGTGGGTTTTGTGACGCCAGGAGCCGAGGTGCACCTCATAGATGGAGAGCGGCTCCTGCAGGCCGCTAGGGCCGTGCCGCGTATTCATCCAC is part of the Salinibacter sp. 10B genome and encodes:
- the argH gene encoding argininosuccinate lyase; protein product: MSTPIWHKDGTTADDWVTRFTVGDDYEWDRLLLPYDVKATRAHAWGLRQIEVLTEAEWQEAQSALDALLAAFEAGEVTVTPEDEDSHTVIERFLTEEVDEVGRKVHTGRSRNDQVLAALRLYFQDALARIGRETAALSDALCSLADRHEDVLLPGYTHLQRAMPSTVALWALGYAETLADDLDAVKHVRRKVNVSPLGSAAGYGVPVLDLPREAVADRLGFRGVQTHAPAVQLARGKHELAVAHACTQVGATCNRLASDLILYTTAEFDFVELPPEHCTGSSIMPQKQNPDVLELARAYHHRLTAEMQSLATGPSNLPGGYHRDLQHTKGAVMRSLQITSDVLTALREIVEGVTFKTERTEAACTPELLATYRALKRVEAGIPFRTAYREAAKEEESTSLTPDQILGTYVTDGSPGHERPELVRKRLATHTDWIGSP
- a CDS encoding TolC family protein, whose protein sequence is MIFSPTAVRLFPFRLPLAGLLIALSVWGVGGAPKAVAQSEEKVVDLTLDSAVRLALSNSYRVRQLRMSVKQSQSWLQARQARLRSSADLELSTPEIRSVSTRQWNSDQGRYEIVREDSRRWDMNFSVQQPVILFGYPTNGYLSLNNSMYRLQQFTSEGGNLQYYNRYYVELSQPFFQPNELKNNLEEAEINLQQERLDFQDNVVDIIDDISDDYFELFELAYERVIQRRRTSDLETAVRIAEEGPRTGIDSVASQRLKVELGNARERVNQLESEFRLQSSQMKQQLRLSGTDSLHVDPELDVKPVNVGVDQAVEYGYSLRPRLRRLKLNRRENELALANTRGWNSFRAELEATYGLEMRNRSVGALWNQPENSYSVGVNISIPIWDWGRRESQIQARQIGLKKARLRIEEARRDIRNNISNAVRSLNEYQDRALTMQQNLSMAANVSETSLKRFQSGEISALELIQTLNSQTDTAQNLLDAYLGYEQALLDLLEYTYYDFESKEPIFRRFDLGRYGPSPETVKDALQQAEAAAE
- the glgB gene encoding 1,4-alpha-glucan branching protein GlgB; translation: MPHLSDDDIYYWKEGTHTHSYERLGAHPNQQGTWFAVWAPNAERVEVMGDFNNWTNGEAVLDRREGGLWEGYVRGAKPGQKYKYHLKANGEWFDRTDPYAFQMEAPAQNTYEGLSAIIRDLDAYDWHDREWMNTRHGPSGLQEPLSIYEVHLGSWRHKTHGESLSYREIAEPLADHVENLGFTHVEFLPLAEHPYYGSWGYQILGYYAPTFRYGSPQDLMYLIDYLHQRDIGVIMDWVPGHFATDPQGLTYFDGSHLFEYEDPLMRHHPDWGTRVFDFGKNGVRNFLISNALFWMDKYHVDGLRVDAVASMLYRDYSREGDWSPNEHGGRENLEAISLLQDTNEHVYEEYPEALMLAEESTAWPGVTTPTEHGGLGFLYKWNMGWMHDTLEYVSKEPVHRKYHHGDLTWTLSWAFSEQYALPLSHDEVVHGKNSLWGKMPGDNWQKAANLRLLYAHQFGHPGKKLLFMGAEFGQHHEWNHDQELEWELTDHDLHQGIMQWLSDLNDLYTSHPALWNDADDGFEWISYDDRENSVLTYRRIGGGQSLIFILNATPIVRENYRIGVPTPGAWQERLNSDSQAYAGSNVGNDGVVHTEDLEQHGQPHSLELTLPPLGALVLEPQTD